A single window of Salvia splendens isolate huo1 chromosome 6, SspV2, whole genome shotgun sequence DNA harbors:
- the LOC121807409 gene encoding uncharacterized protein LOC121807409 isoform X1, with amino-acid sequence MLVVNSFDLWQKDTFFSAAEEVQQSADIMESAYRAWLKSRKEGLISQNLDKLDRDLQMALGTAKWQLEEFERAVCLSYRNKGDDITITRHREFVSAIVDQIYRVETALNVSLKVEGKKPFRWVNLDKEEFDDLAHFLSGTPGTSQTIKDGRINVGSPVANSLCKSNIEEVNSLGSPVSTKIPYQGQEGVPAGVKDINCSIDLQERKVRDTEDEISNQADQSISNLRAWSSPDGNTLEIVVDMDDRETNELNEAMPKGEGSKPLIWKSRGDIFCRAKAVKSHTQMKLINWIHNHFRGRQGNQRQRLSPGVPVKSIRFVLALMLTIFLFVPFVLHST; translated from the exons atgttgGTCGTAAATAGCTTCGATTTATGGCAAAAAGATACCTTCTTCTCTGCAGCTGAGGAGGTTCAGCAATCTGCCGATAT AATGGAATCGGCTTATAGGGCATGGCTCAAATCAAGGAAAGAAGGGTTGATATCACAGAATTTAGATAAGCTTGATAGAGACCTTCAGATGGCTTTGGGCACTGCAAAATGGCAG TTGGAAGAGTTTGAAAGAGCTGTTTGTCTAAGCTACAGAAACAAGGGTGATGATATTACAATCACCCGGCATAGGGAATTTGTTTCTGCCATAGTGGACCAAATTTATCGTGTTGAAACAGCATTGAATGTGTCACTGAAAGTTGAAGGGAAGAAACCATTTCGGTGGGTGAATTTGGACAAGGAAGAATTTGATGACTTAGCTCATTTTCTGTCCGGAACTCCAGGGACATCACAGACGATCAAAGATGGTCGTATAAATGTGGGATCACCAGTCGCTAACTCACTTTGTAAAAGTAATATAGAGGAAGTAAACAGTCTTGGTTCTCCAGTAAGTACCAAAATCCCATATCAGGGTCAGGAAGGAGTTCCTGCAGGTGTTAAGGATATAAACTGCTCCATTGATCTACAGGAGAGAAAAGTTCGTGACACAGAGGATGAAATCAGCAACCAAGCTGATCAAAGTATTAGTAATCTAAGAGCCTGGAGTTCGCCAGATGGGAACACTTTGGAGATTGTTGTTGATATGGATGATAGAGAAACCAATGAATTAAATGAAGCAATGCCTAAAGGGGAAGGTTCAAAACCTTTGATTTGGAAGTCAAGGGGAGATATATTTTGTAGAGCTAAAGCAGTGAAAAGCCACACCCAAATGAAATTGATAAATTGGATACATAAT CACTTTAGGGGACGCCAGGGAAATCAAAGACAACGTCTATCACCAGGGGTTCCAGTTAAATCTATACGTTTCGTACTAGCTTTGATGTtaaccatttttttatttg TCCCCTTCGTCCTCCACTCAACTTAA
- the LOC121807409 gene encoding uncharacterized protein LOC121807409 isoform X2: MLVVNSFDLWQKDTFFSAAEEVQQSADIMESAYRAWLKSRKEGLISQNLDKLDRDLQMALGTAKWQLEEFERAVCLSYRNKGDDITITRHREFVSAIVDQIYRVETALNVSLKVEGKKPFRWVNLDKEEFDDLAHFLSGTPGTSQTIKDGRINVGSPVANSLCKSNIEEVNSLGSPERKVRDTEDEISNQADQSISNLRAWSSPDGNTLEIVVDMDDRETNELNEAMPKGEGSKPLIWKSRGDIFCRAKAVKSHTQMKLINWIHNHFRGRQGNQRQRLSPGVPVKSIRFVLALMLTIFLFVPFVLHST; the protein is encoded by the exons atgttgGTCGTAAATAGCTTCGATTTATGGCAAAAAGATACCTTCTTCTCTGCAGCTGAGGAGGTTCAGCAATCTGCCGATAT AATGGAATCGGCTTATAGGGCATGGCTCAAATCAAGGAAAGAAGGGTTGATATCACAGAATTTAGATAAGCTTGATAGAGACCTTCAGATGGCTTTGGGCACTGCAAAATGGCAG TTGGAAGAGTTTGAAAGAGCTGTTTGTCTAAGCTACAGAAACAAGGGTGATGATATTACAATCACCCGGCATAGGGAATTTGTTTCTGCCATAGTGGACCAAATTTATCGTGTTGAAACAGCATTGAATGTGTCACTGAAAGTTGAAGGGAAGAAACCATTTCGGTGGGTGAATTTGGACAAGGAAGAATTTGATGACTTAGCTCATTTTCTGTCCGGAACTCCAGGGACATCACAGACGATCAAAGATGGTCGTATAAATGTGGGATCACCAGTCGCTAACTCACTTTGTAAAAGTAATATAGAGGAAGTAAACAGTCTTGGTTCTCCA GAGAGAAAAGTTCGTGACACAGAGGATGAAATCAGCAACCAAGCTGATCAAAGTATTAGTAATCTAAGAGCCTGGAGTTCGCCAGATGGGAACACTTTGGAGATTGTTGTTGATATGGATGATAGAGAAACCAATGAATTAAATGAAGCAATGCCTAAAGGGGAAGGTTCAAAACCTTTGATTTGGAAGTCAAGGGGAGATATATTTTGTAGAGCTAAAGCAGTGAAAAGCCACACCCAAATGAAATTGATAAATTGGATACATAAT CACTTTAGGGGACGCCAGGGAAATCAAAGACAACGTCTATCACCAGGGGTTCCAGTTAAATCTATACGTTTCGTACTAGCTTTGATGTtaaccatttttttatttg TCCCCTTCGTCCTCCACTCAACTTAA
- the LOC121807409 gene encoding uncharacterized protein LOC121807409 isoform X3 — protein sequence MESAYRAWLKSRKEGLISQNLDKLDRDLQMALGTAKWQLEEFERAVCLSYRNKGDDITITRHREFVSAIVDQIYRVETALNVSLKVEGKKPFRWVNLDKEEFDDLAHFLSGTPGTSQTIKDGRINVGSPVANSLCKSNIEEVNSLGSPVSTKIPYQGQEGVPAGVKDINCSIDLQERKVRDTEDEISNQADQSISNLRAWSSPDGNTLEIVVDMDDRETNELNEAMPKGEGSKPLIWKSRGDIFCRAKAVKSHTQMKLINWIHNHFRGRQGNQRQRLSPGVPVKSIRFVLALMLTIFLFVPFVLHST from the exons ATGGAATCGGCTTATAGGGCATGGCTCAAATCAAGGAAAGAAGGGTTGATATCACAGAATTTAGATAAGCTTGATAGAGACCTTCAGATGGCTTTGGGCACTGCAAAATGGCAG TTGGAAGAGTTTGAAAGAGCTGTTTGTCTAAGCTACAGAAACAAGGGTGATGATATTACAATCACCCGGCATAGGGAATTTGTTTCTGCCATAGTGGACCAAATTTATCGTGTTGAAACAGCATTGAATGTGTCACTGAAAGTTGAAGGGAAGAAACCATTTCGGTGGGTGAATTTGGACAAGGAAGAATTTGATGACTTAGCTCATTTTCTGTCCGGAACTCCAGGGACATCACAGACGATCAAAGATGGTCGTATAAATGTGGGATCACCAGTCGCTAACTCACTTTGTAAAAGTAATATAGAGGAAGTAAACAGTCTTGGTTCTCCAGTAAGTACCAAAATCCCATATCAGGGTCAGGAAGGAGTTCCTGCAGGTGTTAAGGATATAAACTGCTCCATTGATCTACAGGAGAGAAAAGTTCGTGACACAGAGGATGAAATCAGCAACCAAGCTGATCAAAGTATTAGTAATCTAAGAGCCTGGAGTTCGCCAGATGGGAACACTTTGGAGATTGTTGTTGATATGGATGATAGAGAAACCAATGAATTAAATGAAGCAATGCCTAAAGGGGAAGGTTCAAAACCTTTGATTTGGAAGTCAAGGGGAGATATATTTTGTAGAGCTAAAGCAGTGAAAAGCCACACCCAAATGAAATTGATAAATTGGATACATAAT CACTTTAGGGGACGCCAGGGAAATCAAAGACAACGTCTATCACCAGGGGTTCCAGTTAAATCTATACGTTTCGTACTAGCTTTGATGTtaaccatttttttatttg TCCCCTTCGTCCTCCACTCAACTTAA
- the LOC121807408 gene encoding uncharacterized protein LOC121807408, with protein sequence MSCLALALQPVNGPDILLQTREWFPPSRALVALSSFRGTRHSFAKQSADSSADSLGDDPLAASSGQVIVGAESRYRVVYRLVNSIYVLGVTTIDDSHNNVFECIHIVNQAVSVIVNACRGVDVTPEKLGKKYVEVYMALDIVLRGVSSIRLAAMLASMHGEGIAKMVHSAVQTESKIRGADSWGNVEPQAADHEASVVSFLQASFELPAETLQAGDEVAATLAIIQPVEEELPKVEETEVEKDPFAASDRIGKPEEMLMEGFKKDKDTGLSDVSKALAGLDVTSLPPAAATESTHIGVEGFEGQYGGIEFSNDGSTLPEDFEGINDAWGGGLDASEFVGTKKIQKDQGLGGLELLETSEPPSATVAKGGSAGDKIEDILVKKTEMKGPEMYIVEEISAEFRESLLARVGLMGVVYLKTVPFKSPSEDKETEFSFKLEGAEGIKRFAVEGSKVSSLGNGLFHVRTATSEEPIPIARYSLQPRMTPLPLRVRLAKRLSGTLLSIMVQYVSNPDLPAPLNNVTIVLKLPVDPTLLKVTPKAVLNRSERELKWHIDEIPLKGNPGILKARMPVDIGEDDDGSELDIVAYVKFSAQVYRSLSGISLRPASEGKTEFYETDHRYESGIYVCN encoded by the coding sequence ATGTCGTGCTTAGCCCTAGCTCTTCAACCCGTGAATGGCCCCGACATACTTCTCCAGACTCGGGAATGGTTTCCTCCTTCTCGCGCGCTCGTGGCTCTCTCCTCCTTCCGCGGCACCCGTCACTCCTTCGCCAAGCAATCCGCCGATTCATCGGCCGATTCGCTCGGCGACGACCCGCTGGCTGCCTCATCCGGTCAGGTGATTGTCGGCGCTGAGTCGCGCTATCGTGTTGTGTACCGTCTAGTTAATTCAATTTACGTGCTAGGTGTTACTACGATTGATGATTCGCATAATAATGTGTTTGAGTGCATCCATATCGTTAATCAAGCGGTTTCAGTGATTGTGAATGCGTGCCGCGGCGTCGATGTGACGCCGGAGAAATTGGGGAAGAAATACGTGGAGGTGTACATGGCTTTGGATATTGTGTTGAGGGGCGTTAGTAGCATTAGGCTTGCTGCTATGCTGGCGTCGATGCACGGCGAGGGTATAGCCAAAATGGTGCATTCGGCTGTTCAGACTGAAAGTAAGATTCGTGGAGCGGATAGCTGGGGTAACGTGGAGCCGCAGGCGGCGGATCATGAGGCCAGTGTGGTGTCATTTTTGCAGGCATCGTTTGAGCTGCCTGCGGAGACGTTGCAGGCTGGAGATGAGGTGGCTGCCACTTTGGCGATTATCCAACCGGTTGAGGAGGAGTTGCCTAAGGTTGAGGAGACTGAGGTGGAGAAGGATCCTTTTGCGGCTAGTGATAGGATTGGTAAGCCGGAAGAAATGCTGATGGAAGGGTTTAAGAAGGATAAGGATACGGGTCTCTCAGATGTAAGCAAGGCGCTGGCAGGACTCGACGTGACTAGTCTGCCTCCAGCTGCAGCTACTGAGTCCACTCATATTGGTGTGGAAGGATTCGAAGGGCAGTATGGTGGCATTGAGTTTTCTAATGATGGGTCGACGTTGCCTGAAGATTTTGAAGGTATTAATGATGCCTGGGGTGGCGGATTGGACGCATCTGAGTTTGTGGGTACTAAGAAGATTCAAAAGGACCAGGGCCTTGGCGGTTTGGAGCTTTTGGAGACCAGTGAGCCGCCTTCTGCAACTGTCGCTAAAGGTGGTTCTGCTGGGGATAAGATTGAGGATATATTGGTGAAGAAGACTGAAATGAAGGGTCCAGAGATGTATATTGTTGAAGAGATAAGCGCAGAGTTTAGAGAATCATTACTTGCTAGAGTGGGGTTGATGGGTGTTGTGTACCTTAAGACAGTGCCTTTTAAATCCCCTTCAGAAGACAAAGAAACTGAGTTCTCGTTCAAGTTGGAAGGCGCAGAAGGTATTAAGAGATTTGCAGTGGAAGGCTCTAAGGTGAGCAGCCTTGGAAATGGTTTGTTTCATGTGAGGACGGCTACATCAGAGGAACCTATACCCATTGCAAGGTACAGCTTGCAACCTCGTATGACTCCATTGCCTTTGAGGGTTCGACTAGCTAAACGGCTCAGTGGAACGTTACTTTCTATTATGGTGCAATATGTCTCAAATCCCGACTTGCCAGCTCCCTTGAACAATGTAACGATTGTTCTCAAATTGCCCGTTGACCCGACCCTTTTGAAAGTGACGCCTAAAGCAGTGTTGAACAGGTCCGAGAGAGAACTAAAATGGCATATTGATGAGATTCCACTGAAGGGCAATCCTGGTATACTCAAGGCAAGAATGCCAGTGGATATaggtgaagatgatgatggatCGGAGCTAGATATCGTCGCTTATGTCAAGTTTTCTGCTCAAGTATATAGGTCTTTGTCTGGAATCTCACTAAGACCTGCTTCTGAGGGCAAGACAGAATTCTATGAGACTGACCACAGGTATGAAAGTGGGATTTATGTGTGCAATTGA
- the LOC121808863 gene encoding uncharacterized protein LOC121808863: MEMDQDMEQQMEQKNIQDAELEPGPRQEAANRFKVHRITVSRLWGIAKQQMSDGQPVIMRGRASGYKKKTGKVHFDDEKFKQLSFLERFCYRKLACKMSVSKTTVGRWTKSHLIRPHTNAIKPALTEANKISRMRWCLTHIQPALDEGKFLYHAMHNTVHIDEKWFYMTKASDRYYLLPDEDEPYRSCKSKRFITKVMFMCAVSRPQFDTDGQTIFWL, encoded by the exons ATGGAAATGGATCAAGATATGGAGCAACAGATGGAGCAGAAGAATATTCAGGATGCAGAACTGGAGCCAGGGCCGAGACAAG AGGCAGCCAATAGATTCAAAGTGCACAGAATTACAGTGAGCCGATTATGGGGGATAGCCAAGCAGCAAATGTCAGATGGGCAGCCTGTTATCATGAGGGGCAGAGCATCAGGATATAAAAAGAAAACAGGTAAAGTACATTTTGATGATGAAAAGTTCAAACAATTGTCTTTTCTTGAGAGATTTTGCTATAGAAAGCTTGCATGTAAAATGAGTGTTAGCAAGACAACAGTTGGTAGATGGACAAAGAGTCACCTGATAAGGCCACATACAAATGCCATAAAACCAGCACTCACTGAAGCAAACAAAATCAGTAGAATGAGATGGTGTCTTACTCATATTCAGCCAGCTTTGGATGAAGGAAAGTTTCTTTATCATGCTATGCACAATACAGTTCATATTGATGAGAAATGGTTTTACATGACAAAAGCTTCAGACAGATACTACCTGTTGCCGGATGAGGATGAGCCTTACAGGTCTTGCAAGTCAAAAAGATTTATCACAAAGGTGATGTTCATGTGTGCTGTAAGTAGGCCACAGTTTGACACAGATGGTCAGACCATTTTTTGGTTATAG